A stretch of Pseudomonas sp. LRP2-20 DNA encodes these proteins:
- a CDS encoding META domain-containing protein: MKNLLTGVLIATGLLGCAAEPSKLQQERSYVLEWIGERPLIDYSHLTLTLATDGRAYGNAGCNHWFAPYTLDGEHLSFGKVGKTRKLCAPALMEQEKHFLQALETVQRWDVSPIEQLRFWPAEGKPLRFWPEEG, from the coding sequence GTGAAGAATCTGCTGACCGGCGTGCTGATTGCCACCGGCCTGCTCGGCTGTGCCGCGGAACCTTCGAAGCTGCAACAGGAACGCAGCTACGTGCTGGAGTGGATCGGCGAGCGCCCGCTGATCGACTACAGCCACCTGACCCTGACCCTGGCCACTGATGGCCGTGCCTACGGCAATGCCGGCTGCAACCACTGGTTTGCGCCCTACACGCTGGACGGCGAGCACCTGAGCTTCGGCAAGGTCGGCAAGACCCGCAAGCTGTGCGCGCCAGCACTGATGGAGCAGGAAAAGCATTTCCTGCAGGCATTGGAGACCGTGCAGCGCTGGGATGTGTCGCCCATCGAGCAGTTGCGCTTCTGGCCGGCCGAAGGCAAGCCGCTGCGCTTCTGGCCTGAAGAAGGCTGA
- the wrbA gene encoding NAD(P)H:quinone oxidoreductase yields the protein MSAPYILVLYYSRHGSTSEMARHIARGIELAGMEARLRTVPAISTECEAVAPDIPASGALYATLDDLRHCAGLVLGSPTRFGNMAAPLKYFLDGTSSLWLGGELVGKPAGVFTSTASLHGGQETTLLSMMLPLMHHGMLVMGLPYSESALLETRGGGTPYGASHHAGADGKRELDPHEIALCRALGQRLATTAKALEAARG from the coding sequence GTGAGCGCGCCGTATATTCTGGTGCTGTATTACAGCCGCCATGGCTCGACCAGCGAGATGGCCCGGCACATTGCCCGCGGCATCGAGCTGGCCGGCATGGAAGCGCGCCTGCGCACGGTACCGGCGATCTCTACCGAGTGCGAAGCGGTGGCCCCGGACATCCCGGCCAGCGGTGCGCTGTACGCCACCCTCGACGACCTGCGCCACTGCGCCGGTCTGGTGCTGGGCAGCCCGACCCGCTTCGGCAATATGGCCGCACCGCTGAAGTACTTCCTCGATGGCACCAGCAGCCTGTGGCTGGGTGGCGAACTGGTCGGCAAGCCGGCTGGCGTGTTCACCTCCACCGCCAGCCTGCACGGCGGCCAGGAAACCACCCTGCTGTCGATGATGCTGCCGCTGATGCACCACGGCATGCTGGTGATGGGCCTGCCGTACAGTGAATCGGCGCTGCTGGAGACCCGTGGCGGCGGCACCCCATACGGCGCCAGCCACCATGCCGGCGCCGATGGCAAGCGCGAGCTGGACCCACATGAAATCGCTTTGTGCCGCGCCCTTGGCCAACGCCTGGCGACCACCGCCAAGGCCCTGGAGGCCGCGCGTGGCTAA
- a CDS encoding response regulator codes for MLDRLGIRSRVLLLALLPASLMALVLGSYFTWLQQDQLRTQLLQRGKMLAEQLAPLAAPALARQTPAQLERIAAQTLEQADVRAVAFLAPDRSRLAHAGPSMINQAPSGGTGTQLLQRTGNDATRYLMPVFGHHRDLATDAVPAEAERLLGWVEIELSHDGTLLRGYRNLFTSVLLILACLALSGLLAMRMSRTINDPIARIKHAVNQLKDGHLDERLPAMGSHELDELARGINRMAETLHGAHEELQHSIDQATEDVRQNLETIEIQNIELDMARKEALEASRIKSEFLANMSHEIRTPLNGILGFTHLLQKSEMTPRQLDYLSTIEKSADNLLGIINEILDFSKIEAGKLVLDSIPFNLRDLVQDTLTILAPAAHAKQLELLSLIYRDTPSSLVGDPLRLKQILTNLVSNAIKFTREGTIVVRAMLDDEQEDSAQLRISVQDTGIGLSPQDVRTLFQAFSQADNSLARQPGGTGLGLVISKRLIEQMGGEIGVDSTPGEGSQFWISLSLPKAHDDLEEQPLQPLLGRRAAIVDGHELARQALEHQLEDCGLSVSLFASYDQLLQGVQAGLQAGMPFEFAVLGANLGTLSPEQLGQYNQQLERLHCQCVVLCPTTEQALYHPYLPNGHGQLLSKPTCTRKLRRLLLELVQPRRPLSEPGLASSGQRRAKILCVDDNAANLLLVQTLLEDLGADVLAVDNGYAAVQAVQAEPFDLVLMDVQMPGMDGRACTEQIRLWEKTQSGSALPIVALTAHAMANEKRALLHSGMDDYLTKPISERQLAQVVMKWTGLSLGASPLEHASEQQGDSQELPVLDPDEGLRLAAGKPDLAADMLAMLLASLESDRQAIRAAREADDPSTLIEQVHRLNGASRYCGVPQLRAACQRSETLLKQDSPLARQALDELDAAINRLAAQARLSA; via the coding sequence GTGCTCGATCGTTTGGGAATCAGAAGCCGGGTGCTGCTGCTGGCACTGCTGCCGGCCAGCCTGATGGCGCTGGTGCTGGGCAGCTATTTTACCTGGCTGCAGCAAGACCAGTTGCGCACCCAGCTGCTGCAGCGCGGCAAGATGCTCGCCGAGCAACTGGCGCCGCTGGCCGCGCCGGCCCTGGCACGGCAGACGCCGGCCCAGTTGGAGCGGATTGCCGCGCAGACCCTGGAGCAGGCCGACGTACGTGCCGTGGCCTTCCTTGCCCCCGACCGCAGCCGCCTGGCCCACGCCGGCCCGAGCATGATCAACCAGGCCCCCAGCGGCGGTACCGGCACGCAGTTGCTGCAGCGCACCGGCAACGACGCCACCCGTTACCTGATGCCGGTGTTCGGCCACCACCGCGACCTGGCCACCGATGCCGTGCCGGCCGAGGCCGAGCGCCTGCTCGGCTGGGTCGAGATCGAGCTGTCCCACGACGGCACCTTGCTGCGCGGCTACCGCAACCTGTTCACCAGCGTGCTGCTGATCCTTGCCTGCCTGGCCCTCAGTGGCCTGCTGGCGATGCGCATGAGCCGCACCATCAATGACCCGATCGCACGCATCAAGCATGCGGTCAACCAGCTCAAGGACGGCCACCTCGACGAACGCCTGCCGGCCATGGGCAGCCATGAGCTGGACGAACTGGCCCGCGGCATCAACCGCATGGCCGAGACCCTGCATGGCGCCCACGAGGAGCTGCAGCACAGCATCGACCAAGCCACCGAGGATGTACGCCAGAACCTGGAAACCATCGAGATCCAGAACATCGAGCTGGACATGGCGCGCAAGGAGGCCCTGGAGGCCAGCCGCATCAAGTCGGAGTTCCTGGCGAACATGAGCCACGAAATCCGTACCCCGCTCAATGGCATCCTGGGTTTCACCCACCTGCTGCAGAAGAGCGAGATGACCCCGCGGCAGCTGGACTACCTGAGCACCATCGAGAAGTCTGCCGACAACCTGCTGGGGATCATCAACGAGATCCTCGACTTCTCCAAGATCGAAGCCGGCAAGCTGGTGCTCGACAGCATCCCGTTCAACTTGCGCGACCTGGTCCAGGACACCCTGACCATCCTCGCCCCCGCCGCCCACGCCAAACAGCTCGAGCTGCTCAGCCTGATCTACCGCGACACGCCATCATCACTGGTCGGCGACCCGCTGCGGCTGAAGCAGATCCTCACCAATCTGGTGAGCAACGCGATCAAGTTCACCCGCGAAGGCACCATCGTCGTCCGGGCCATGCTCGATGACGAACAGGAAGACAGCGCCCAGCTGCGTATCAGCGTGCAGGACACCGGCATCGGCCTGTCGCCGCAGGACGTGCGCACCCTGTTCCAGGCCTTCAGCCAGGCCGACAATTCGCTGGCCCGTCAGCCCGGTGGCACCGGCCTTGGGCTGGTGATTTCCAAGCGCCTGATCGAGCAGATGGGCGGTGAGATCGGCGTCGACAGCACACCGGGGGAAGGCTCGCAGTTCTGGATCAGCCTGAGCCTGCCCAAGGCCCACGACGACCTCGAGGAGCAGCCGCTGCAACCGTTGTTGGGCCGCCGCGCGGCAATCGTCGATGGCCATGAGCTGGCGCGCCAGGCACTGGAGCACCAACTTGAAGATTGCGGCCTGAGCGTCAGCCTGTTTGCCTCCTACGACCAGTTGCTGCAAGGAGTACAGGCAGGCTTGCAGGCCGGCATGCCCTTCGAGTTCGCGGTGCTCGGCGCCAACCTCGGCACGCTTTCGCCGGAACAGCTCGGCCAGTACAACCAGCAGCTGGAGCGTTTGCACTGCCAGTGCGTGGTGCTGTGCCCGACCACCGAGCAGGCGCTGTACCACCCCTACCTGCCTAACGGCCATGGTCAATTGCTGTCCAAGCCGACCTGCACGCGCAAGTTGCGCCGCCTGCTGCTGGAGCTGGTGCAACCGCGCCGGCCGCTGAGCGAACCGGGCCTGGCCAGCAGTGGCCAACGCCGGGCAAAGATACTCTGCGTCGACGACAATGCCGCCAACCTGCTGCTGGTGCAGACGCTGCTCGAAGACCTGGGCGCCGACGTGCTGGCGGTCGACAACGGCTATGCTGCCGTGCAGGCGGTACAGGCCGAGCCCTTCGATCTGGTGCTGATGGACGTGCAGATGCCTGGCATGGACGGCCGCGCCTGCACCGAGCAGATCCGCCTGTGGGAAAAGACCCAGAGTGGCAGCGCGCTGCCGATCGTCGCCCTGACCGCCCATGCCATGGCCAACGAGAAACGCGCCCTGCTGCACAGCGGCATGGACGACTACCTGACCAAACCGATCAGCGAGCGGCAGCTGGCCCAGGTGGTGATGAAGTGGACCGGGCTGAGCCTGGGCGCGTCGCCGCTGGAGCACGCCAGCGAGCAGCAGGGCGACAGCCAGGAGCTGCCGGTGCTGGACCCGGACGAAGGCTTGCGCCTGGCCGCTGGCAAGCCGGACCTGGCTGCCGACATGCTGGCCATGCTGCTGGCGTCGCTGGAAAGCGACCGCCAGGCGATTCGCGCCGCACGCGAGGCGGATGACCCGTCGACATTGATCGAGCAGGTGCACCGGCTCAACGGTGCCTCGCGTTATTGTGGGGTGCCGCAATTGCGTGCGGCGTGTCAGCGCAGCGAGACGCTGCTCAAGCAGGACAGCCCGCTGGCCAGGCAGGCGCTGGATGAGCTGGATGCGGCGATCAACCGGCTGGCCGCGCAGGCGCGACTGAGCGCCTGA
- a CDS encoding DNA-3-methyladenine glycosylase I, with the protein MRDYQWLHAYCLNRFGSAQALEAFLPQPRTPAQLREIADDRYLSTLALRVFRAGLKHSLVDAKWPAFEQVFFGFDPEKVVLMGAEHLERLMHDERIIRHLGKLKSVPRNAQMILDVAKEKGSFGAFIADWPVTDIVGLWKYLAKHGNQLGGLSAPRFLRMVGKDTFIPTEDMAAALIAQKVIDKQPTSQRDLALVQQAFNQWHEESGRPLCQLSVMLAHTVNH; encoded by the coding sequence ATGCGCGATTACCAGTGGCTGCACGCGTATTGCCTGAACCGCTTCGGCTCGGCCCAGGCGCTGGAGGCGTTCTTGCCGCAGCCGCGCACGCCGGCGCAGTTGCGCGAGATCGCTGACGACCGCTATCTGTCGACCTTGGCCCTGCGCGTGTTCCGCGCCGGGCTCAAGCACAGCCTGGTGGATGCCAAGTGGCCGGCGTTCGAGCAGGTGTTCTTTGGCTTCGACCCGGAAAAGGTCGTGCTGATGGGCGCCGAGCATCTGGAGCGGCTGATGCACGACGAGCGCATCATCCGCCACCTGGGCAAGCTCAAGAGCGTGCCGCGCAACGCGCAGATGATCCTGGACGTGGCGAAGGAAAAGGGCAGCTTCGGTGCGTTCATCGCCGACTGGCCGGTGACCGATATCGTGGGGTTGTGGAAATACCTGGCCAAGCACGGTAACCAGCTGGGTGGGTTGTCGGCGCCGCGCTTCCTGCGCATGGTCGGCAAGGACACGTTCATCCCTACCGAAGACATGGCGGCGGCGTTGATCGCGCAGAAGGTGATCGACAAGCAGCCGACCAGCCAGCGCGACCTGGCCCTGGTGCAGCAAGCGTTCAACCAATGGCACGAAGAGAGCGGCCGGCCGCTGTGCCAGTTGTCGGTGATGCTGGCGCATACCGTCAACCACTGA
- a CDS encoding TlpA disulfide reductase family protein codes for MARRLAAVLAITASLLLGGCGADYGVDQDGKTVKAEQLDGHWVVLNYWAEWCGPCRTEVPELNQAAKQWAGDGIKVVGVNFDGLQGPELKQAAQALGIGFTVLAQDPAERYDLPRSEALPVTYIIDDKGKVREQLMGEQTLEGLQAKIKALKGA; via the coding sequence ATGGCAAGGCGTCTGGCAGCAGTACTGGCCATCACCGCGAGCCTTTTGCTCGGTGGTTGCGGTGCCGATTACGGCGTGGACCAAGATGGCAAGACGGTAAAGGCGGAGCAGCTCGACGGGCACTGGGTAGTGCTCAATTACTGGGCCGAATGGTGTGGCCCGTGCCGAACCGAGGTCCCTGAGCTGAATCAGGCGGCCAAACAGTGGGCGGGCGATGGCATCAAGGTGGTCGGGGTGAACTTCGATGGCCTGCAGGGCCCGGAGCTGAAACAGGCGGCGCAGGCCCTGGGCATCGGTTTCACCGTGCTGGCCCAGGACCCGGCCGAGCGCTATGACCTGCCACGCAGCGAAGCGCTGCCGGTGACCTACATCATCGATGACAAGGGCAAGGTGCGTGAACAGTTGATGGGCGAGCAGACCCTGGAAGGGTTGCAGGCCAAGATCAAGGCCCTGAAAGGCGCCTGA
- the arsC gene encoding arsenate reductase (glutaredoxin) (This arsenate reductase requires both glutathione and glutaredoxin to convert arsenate to arsenite, after which the efflux transporter formed by ArsA and ArsB can extrude the arsenite from the cell, providing resistance.) produces MTDLTLYHNPRCSKSRGALELLEQRGLAPTIVRYLETPPDAAALKALLGKLGIAPRQLLRNGEDEYKTLDLANPALTDAQLIDAMVQHPKLIERPILIAGDKAVIGRPPEKVLEILP; encoded by the coding sequence ATGACTGACTTGACGCTCTATCATAACCCGCGCTGCTCGAAATCCCGCGGCGCGCTGGAACTGCTCGAACAACGCGGCCTGGCACCGACCATCGTGCGCTACCTGGAAACCCCGCCCGACGCTGCCGCCCTCAAGGCCCTGCTCGGCAAGCTGGGCATCGCCCCGCGCCAGCTGCTGCGCAACGGCGAGGACGAATACAAGACCCTCGACCTGGCCAACCCGGCGCTGACCGACGCGCAGCTGATCGACGCCATGGTCCAGCACCCCAAGCTGATCGAACGGCCGATCCTGATCGCCGGCGACAAGGCCGTCATCGGTCGCCCGCCGGAGAAGGTGCTGGAGATCCTGCCGTGA
- a CDS encoding SprT family zinc-dependent metalloprotease, with protein sequence MPELLKQRVETCYQQAEAFFKRPFPRPEISFKLRGQKAGVAHLHENLLRFNLQLYRENQDDFLRQTVAHEVAHLVAHQLFGERIQAHGEEWQLIMRGVYELPPNRCHNYAVQRRVVTRYIYRCPCPEGDFPFTAQRHKLVRQGRRYLCRRCREILVYSGETRVE encoded by the coding sequence ATGCCCGAGCTGCTCAAACAACGCGTCGAAACCTGTTACCAGCAAGCCGAAGCCTTCTTCAAACGCCCCTTCCCACGCCCGGAAATCAGCTTCAAGCTGCGCGGCCAGAAGGCCGGCGTCGCCCACCTGCACGAGAACCTGCTGCGCTTCAACCTGCAACTGTATCGCGAGAACCAGGACGACTTCCTGCGCCAGACCGTGGCCCACGAAGTGGCACACCTGGTGGCCCATCAGTTGTTTGGCGAGCGGATCCAGGCCCATGGCGAGGAATGGCAGCTGATCATGCGCGGGGTGTATGAACTGCCGCCCAATCGCTGCCACAACTATGCAGTGCAGCGGCGGGTGGTAACCCGCTACATCTACCGCTGCCCATGCCCGGAAGGTGATTTCCCCTTCACCGCACAGCGGCACAAGCTGGTGCGCCAGGGGCGGCGCTACCTGTGCCGGCGCTGCCGGGAGATATTGGTATACAGCGGCGAAACCCGCGTCGAATAA
- a CDS encoding 2-hydroxyacid dehydrogenase, with protein sequence MRTLLFSCQHYDQESFTQAASDCALDLHFQSARLTLDTAALAHGYEVVCAFINDELDAQVLQRLAAGGTRLIALRSAGYNHVDLAAAQRLGLAVVRVPAYSPHAVAEHAVALILALNRRLHRAYNRTREGDFTLHGLTGFDLHGKTVGVVGTGQIGAAFARIMAGFGCQLLAYDPYPNPELLALGARYLDLPELLREARIISLHCPLTEHTRHLINAQSLNQLQPGAMLINTGRGALVDTPALIDALKSGQLGYLGLDVYEEEAQLFFEDRSDLPLQDDVLARLLTFPNVIITAHQAFLTREALEAIAATTLDNIIRWAAGKPQNLVSG encoded by the coding sequence ATGCGCACCCTGTTGTTCAGCTGCCAGCACTACGACCAGGAAAGCTTCACCCAGGCCGCCAGCGACTGCGCCCTGGACCTGCATTTCCAGTCCGCCCGCCTGACCCTCGACACGGCCGCCCTGGCCCATGGCTACGAGGTGGTTTGCGCCTTCATCAACGATGAACTCGATGCCCAGGTGCTGCAGCGCCTGGCCGCTGGCGGCACGCGGCTGATCGCCCTGCGCTCGGCCGGCTACAACCACGTCGACCTGGCCGCCGCGCAGCGCCTTGGCCTGGCAGTGGTGCGCGTGCCGGCCTATTCGCCCCATGCCGTGGCCGAGCACGCCGTGGCCCTGATCCTCGCGCTCAACCGCCGCCTGCACCGCGCCTACAACCGCACCCGCGAAGGTGACTTCACGCTGCACGGGCTGACCGGCTTCGACCTGCATGGCAAGACCGTCGGCGTGGTCGGCACTGGCCAGATCGGCGCGGCCTTCGCCCGCATCATGGCCGGCTTCGGCTGCCAGCTGCTGGCGTACGACCCCTACCCCAACCCGGAGCTGCTGGCCCTGGGGGCCCGCTACCTGGACCTGCCCGAACTGCTGCGCGAGGCGCGGATCATCAGCCTGCACTGCCCGCTGACCGAGCACACCCGGCACCTGATCAATGCGCAAAGCCTGAACCAGCTGCAACCGGGCGCGATGCTGATCAACACCGGCCGTGGTGCACTGGTCGACACGCCGGCGCTGATCGATGCCCTGAAAAGCGGCCAGCTTGGCTACCTGGGCCTGGACGTGTATGAAGAGGAAGCCCAGCTGTTCTTCGAGGACCGTTCCGACCTGCCGCTGCAGGATGATGTGCTGGCGCGGCTGCTGACCTTCCCCAACGTGATCATCACCGCCCACCAGGCATTCCTGACCCGCGAGGCACTGGAGGCAATCGCCGCCACCACCCTGGACAACATCATCCGCTGGGCGGCGGGTAAACCGCAGAATCTGGTCAGCGGTTGA
- a CDS encoding Yip1 family protein yields MIHHVVGLFTHPDQEWREIRGEEESISHMYLTHTLILAAIPAISAFIGTTQVGWVIGGRPAVMLTMDSAIWMSIMSYLAMLAGVAVMGAFIHWMARTYDATPSMAQCIAFATYTATPLFLGGLAALYPHLWLGMLVGTAAICYTVYLLYVGLPTFMNIPSDEGFLFSSSVLAVGLVVLVAIMAATVIIWGLGVGPVYTN; encoded by the coding sequence ATGATTCATCACGTTGTGGGGCTGTTTACCCATCCCGACCAGGAATGGCGGGAGATTCGTGGCGAAGAAGAAAGCATCAGCCACATGTACCTGACTCATACCCTCATCTTGGCGGCGATTCCCGCCATTTCGGCTTTTATCGGCACCACCCAGGTGGGCTGGGTGATCGGCGGCCGACCGGCAGTGATGCTGACCATGGATAGCGCGATCTGGATGAGCATCATGTCCTACCTGGCGATGCTCGCCGGCGTCGCGGTAATGGGGGCATTCATTCACTGGATGGCCCGCACCTACGACGCCACCCCATCCATGGCGCAATGCATCGCCTTTGCCACCTATACCGCCACCCCGCTGTTCCTCGGCGGCCTGGCGGCGCTCTATCCGCACCTGTGGCTGGGCATGCTGGTGGGGACCGCTGCCATTTGCTACACCGTGTACCTGCTGTATGTCGGCTTGCCGACCTTCATGAACATACCGTCAGATGAAGGCTTCCTGTTCTCCAGCTCGGTGCTGGCGGTGGGCCTCGTGGTACTGGTGGCGATCATGGCCGCAACCGTGATCATCTGGGGTTTGGGCGTGGGGCCCGTATACACCAACTAG
- a CDS encoding DUF2069 domain-containing protein, whose translation MAKKPKVLPPLEWLAPRLRLTRALSLAFFLGLIALLVVNNLWFANLHGARVEVILAIELVPLLLLLPGMLMGSARAHAWTCFVVNIYFIKGVLAAFDPARAVFGWVEVLVSLGLFIAGLLYVRWKFQFERRMAGEGS comes from the coding sequence GTGGCTAAAAAGCCCAAGGTGTTGCCGCCACTCGAATGGCTGGCGCCGCGTCTGCGCCTGACGCGGGCGTTGAGCCTGGCGTTCTTCCTCGGCCTGATCGCCCTGCTGGTGGTGAACAACCTGTGGTTCGCCAACCTGCATGGGGCGCGGGTCGAAGTGATCCTGGCAATCGAACTGGTGCCGCTGCTGCTGTTGCTGCCGGGCATGCTGATGGGCAGCGCCCGGGCACATGCCTGGACCTGCTTCGTGGTGAATATCTATTTCATCAAGGGTGTGCTGGCAGCGTTCGACCCGGCGCGGGCGGTGTTTGGCTGGGTCGAAGTGCTGGTGAGCCTGGGGTTGTTCATTGCCGGGTTGCTGTATGTGCGCTGGAAGTTCCAGTTCGAACGGCGCATGGCAGGCGAAGGCAGTTAA
- a CDS encoding dicarboxylate/amino acid:cation symporter — MTTRQPLYKSLYVQVLVAITIGILLGHFYPETGVALKPLGDGFVKLIKMVIAPIIFCTVVSGIAGMQSMKSVGKTGGYALLYFEIVSTIALIIGLVVVNVVQPGAGMHIDVSTLNASSVAAYAAAGAQQTTVGFLLNIIPNTVVGAFANGDILQVLMFSVIFGFALHRLGSYGKPVLDLIDRFAHVMFNIINMIMKLAPVGAFGAMAFTIGQYGVGSLVQLGYLMACFYITCLLFVLVVLGGICRAHGFSVLKLIRYIREELMIVLGTSSSESALPRMLAKMERLGAKKSVVGLVIPTGYSFNLDGTSIYLTMAAVFIAQATDTHMDITHQITLLLVLLVASKGAAGVTGSGFIVLAATLSAVGHLPVAGLALILGIDRFMSEARALTNLVGNAVATVVVAKWVKEMDNDKLASELASGGAPLELSVPTDDLGVAETPVR; from the coding sequence ATGACGACACGTCAGCCGCTGTACAAATCCCTGTATGTCCAGGTGTTGGTCGCCATCACCATCGGCATCCTGCTCGGCCACTTCTACCCCGAGACCGGCGTCGCCCTTAAGCCTTTGGGTGATGGTTTCGTCAAACTGATCAAGATGGTCATCGCGCCCATCATCTTCTGTACCGTGGTCAGCGGCATCGCCGGCATGCAGAGCATGAAGTCGGTCGGCAAGACTGGCGGCTACGCGCTGCTGTACTTTGAAATCGTCTCCACCATCGCCCTGATCATCGGCCTTGTGGTCGTCAACGTGGTTCAGCCGGGCGCTGGCATGCACATCGACGTCAGCACCCTGAACGCCAGCAGCGTGGCCGCCTACGCCGCCGCCGGCGCGCAGCAGACCACTGTCGGCTTCCTGCTCAACATCATCCCCAACACCGTGGTAGGTGCCTTCGCCAACGGCGACATCCTGCAAGTGCTGATGTTCTCGGTGATCTTCGGTTTCGCCCTGCACCGCCTGGGCAGCTACGGCAAGCCGGTGCTGGACCTGATCGATCGCTTCGCCCACGTGATGTTCAACATCATCAACATGATCATGAAGCTGGCGCCTGTCGGTGCCTTCGGCGCCATGGCCTTCACCATCGGCCAGTACGGCGTGGGTTCGCTGGTGCAGCTGGGCTACCTGATGGCGTGCTTCTACATCACCTGCCTGCTGTTCGTGCTGGTGGTGCTGGGCGGTATCTGCCGTGCCCACGGCTTCAGTGTCCTCAAGCTGATCCGCTACATCCGTGAAGAGCTGATGATCGTGCTGGGCACTTCTTCCTCGGAATCGGCCCTGCCACGCATGCTGGCCAAGATGGAGCGCCTGGGTGCCAAGAAGTCGGTCGTCGGCCTGGTGATCCCGACCGGTTATTCGTTCAACCTCGACGGTACCTCGATCTACCTGACCATGGCTGCGGTGTTCATCGCCCAGGCCACCGACACCCACATGGACATCACCCACCAGATCACCCTGCTGCTGGTGCTGCTGGTGGCGTCCAAAGGCGCTGCCGGCGTCACCGGTTCGGGCTTCATCGTCCTGGCTGCCACCCTGTCGGCGGTCGGCCACCTGCCGGTTGCCGGCCTGGCGCTGATCCTCGGTATCGACCGCTTCATGTCTGAAGCCCGCGCACTGACCAACCTGGTCGGCAACGCCGTGGCCACCGTGGTCGTGGCCAAGTGGGTGAAGGAAATGGACAACGACAAGCTGGCTTCGGAGCTGGCCTCCGGTGGCGCGCCGCTGGAATTGTCGGTTCCTACCGATGACCTGGGTGTCGCAGAAACCCCGGTTCGTTGA
- the ttcA gene encoding tRNA 2-thiocytidine(32) synthetase TtcA: MGTLSVNQNKLQKRLRRLAGEAITDYNMIEDGDKVMVCLSGGKDSYTMLDVLLHLQKVAPIKFEIVAVNMDQKQPGFPEHVLPAYLKELGVEYHIVEKDTYSVVKELVPEGKTTCSLCSRLRRGTLYTFADEIGATKMALGHHRDDIVETFFLNMFFNGALKGMPPKLRADDGRNVVIRPLAYCSEKDIQAYSDMKEFPIIPCNLCGSQENLQRQVVKDMLVEWERKHPGRTESIFRAMQNVAPSQLADRNLFDFTSLKIDENATPRFLDVVNI; the protein is encoded by the coding sequence ATGGGCACCCTCTCGGTCAACCAGAACAAACTGCAAAAACGCCTGCGTCGTCTCGCTGGCGAAGCCATCACCGACTACAACATGATCGAGGATGGCGACAAGGTCATGGTCTGCCTGTCCGGCGGCAAGGACAGCTACACCATGCTCGACGTTCTGTTGCACCTGCAGAAGGTGGCACCGATCAAGTTCGAGATCGTCGCGGTGAACATGGACCAGAAGCAGCCAGGCTTCCCCGAGCATGTGCTGCCGGCCTACCTCAAGGAACTGGGCGTCGAGTACCACATCGTCGAGAAGGACACCTACTCGGTGGTCAAGGAGCTGGTGCCCGAGGGCAAGACCACCTGCTCGCTGTGCTCGCGCCTGCGCCGTGGCACCCTGTACACCTTCGCCGATGAAATCGGTGCGACCAAGATGGCCCTGGGGCATCACCGCGACGACATCGTTGAAACCTTCTTCCTCAACATGTTCTTCAACGGCGCGCTCAAGGGCATGCCGCCAAAGCTGCGCGCCGACGATGGCCGCAACGTGGTGATCCGCCCGCTGGCCTACTGCAGCGAAAAGGACATCCAGGCCTACTCGGACATGAAGGAATTCCCGATCATCCCGTGCAACCTCTGCGGCTCGCAAGAGAACCTGCAGCGCCAGGTGGTCAAGGACATGCTGGTGGAGTGGGAGCGCAAGCACCCGGGCCGTACCGAGAGCATCTTCCGCGCCATGCAGAACGTGGCGCCGTCGCAACTGGCCGACCGCAACCTGTTCGACTTCACCAGCCTGAAGATCGACGAGAATGCCACCCCGCGCTTCCTCGACGTGGTGAACATCTGA